The Saprospiraceae bacterium genome includes the window GATAGCAGGCATTTGAAATCAATTTTGCAAATCGAGCTGTTGTAATAAATCAGGTAGTTGGATATGGCGCAATTGAGCCAATTCAATAAGGTAGGGCATACGCAGTGCATTTGCTTCCTCAATACGATCAGAAATAGCAATTAATTCTTCTTGCTCTTCAGGAAGTAGGTTTTCCTGTTCTCGTTTTCCCTTCAATACCAGGTATCGCTCCCACAACTCAACACTTAAGCCCATATTGATTTTTTGCAAGAGCTCTATTTCACGCTGCTCTTCCATTGAGTTGGCATCTGATTGTACCTGTGATTCCAGCATTTTCACAATATAATCATCAAGATGAAATCCTTCAGCAGCAGCACGCTGTCTGAGACGTTTTTCCAAATCAGACTTGATATTAATAGTGATTGACATAAGCAAATTACTTGTTATCAAAGATAAGATATTTTGTCAGGAGAAGCAAGTGTTTATAAACAATGCTCCTCCTTTGCCTCTTCCTTCAGGTAATGAAATTGGTTGTACAAATTTATGTTTTAGGGATCCTAGAGCGGAGCGTTTTTGTTTCAATGGCTAATGAATTTCAAGGGTGGTGACGAAGCCGGAGAGGAGGGTTGCAGTCTTTTCACCGGATTGTAAATCTTGGAGGTGTTTTAGGCGTTGTTCCTCATTTTTGAGTTTTTCGGCGCGTTGGAGTTGTTGGATTTCGGTGAGGAGGAGGGTTTCGGTGGAGCGGTCGATGCGGGGAGGGGCGATCTTTTGGGCGGCGACGAGTTGGATGTAGAGGCGTTCTTTTTCGGTGATGGCGGTGGTGGTTTGGAGGAGTTGTTTGAGGTTGTCGATGTGTTGCTGGTGTTGTCGCCAGGCCTCCTGTTGGGAGAGGCGTTCGGTTTGGAGGAGGCGGAGTTTTTGTTGGAGGATGGGGATTCTTGGGTTTGGCTGGTAGATGAAGGAGGGCGGGGCTATGGCTAGGGCTCCCTGGAGCTCAGGGCTGGCGCCCTGAGTTATTATTATTTGACCCCGTTGGGGTCGGTCTGGGAGGGATGTGGAAGCGGTGGCGGAGTCAGGGCTAGCGCCCTGAGTTATGGAGGTATGACCCCGTTGGGGTCGGTCGGGGGAAGGGAGGTATGATGGAGGTATGTCGATTTCCTGGAACCAGATGGAGGTGAGTAATTGGGATTTGAAGCGTTTTTGTTCGGAGGGGATGCCGTTGGCGATGGTGCGGAATGGGGATTCGGCGGAGAGGTCGATTTCTTTGATCCATTGGTTGTGGAGGAGGGTGTTGAGGGAGTCGACGGTGACGGCGATTAAGGGGATTTGGGAGAAAGTGAATTGTCGGCCAGTGTGGGTGGGGATAACTTTATCGATGATCATTTTGCCTTTATCCAGGACTACGAATTTGTCGTTTTCTATGAGGATGGCTTTGTTGATGTCTGCCTCGATGCAGAGGCCTTTGCCTTGGATGGTTTCGGTGCCTCTCTTTCCGTAATAGGTTACTTCCAGCAGGTCATCTGCTTTTTTGAATTCAGCGGCCAGGTGGTGCATGGTGCCGAAGAGACGATTGTAGGAAGTCCAGAATCCTTGTTGGAATAGGGGTCGGAGGGAGATGCTCAGCAGGATGAAAAGGCAAAAGGCGATGGTTTCGGCGCGGATGTCTCCGGTACGGATGCGGTAGCGGGGGTTGCCGGGTAAGACGAAAGGATTCTTGCTGAAAGGGTATAGTAGGGGGACGCCCATGAGGGTTACCATATCTAATAGGAGGTGAGAGAGGTAGGCATAGAAGAAAATGAGGGAGAGGGTATTTTTGTCGATGATTCCTTTCTCGAGGATGGCCAGGAAGAGGGTAAGGATTAATAGGGTGATGAGGCTATGGGTGATGGTACGGTGGCCCCATCTTCTGTTGATGAAAAGGGATATGGGTTTGCATGTTCGTCCGATGACGGATTTGGGGTGGTCGATGTCGGGCAGGGTGGTGGCGACCAGCATGGTGATGATTGTGGTTAGGGATTGGAAGACGTTGAGGCCGCTGAGGGAGGAGAG containing:
- a CDS encoding metal-dependent hydrolase, whose product is MKLPNHLAGGTLITAILSSLSGLNVFQSLTTIITMLVATTLPDIDHPKSVIGRTCKPISLFINRRWGHRTITHSLITLLILTLFLAILEKGIIDKNTLSLIFFYAYLSHLLLDMVTLMGVPLLYPFSKNPFVLPGNPRYRIRTGDIRAETIAFCLFILLSISLRPLFQQGFWTSYNRLFGTMHHLAAEFKKADDLLEVTYYGKRGTETIQGKGLCIEADINKAILIENDKFVVLDKGKMIIDKVIPTHTGRQFTFSQIPLIAVTVDSLNTLLHNQWIKEIDLSAESPFRTIANGIPSEQKRFKSQLLTSIWFQEIDIPPSYLPSPDRPQRGHTSITQGASPDSATASTSLPDRPQRGQIIITQGASPELQGALAIAPPSFIYQPNPRIPILQQKLRLLQTERLSQQEAWRQHQQHIDNLKQLLQTTTAITEKERLYIQLVAAQKIAPPRIDRSTETLLLTEIQQLQRAEKLKNEEQRLKHLQDLQSGEKTATLLSGFVTTLEIH